The DNA region AATGATCTTGACGAGATTCTCGCATCGGCCTTGGCCAGGGGTGCCACCGCCGTCCACCTTTACGAAGGGGAAGCCCCTGCAGTCCGGGTACAGGGGCGGCTGGCGCCCTTGCCCTTTCCCCCGGTTTGTTCCGAGCAAGTGATGCGGTGGCTCCAATCCCTCGCCGGAAGGGAAGGTTGGCGCGAGGCCGAGCACGCAGGGAGCGGCCCCACGATCCTCCACGCCGGACCTGGCGGCATCGCCTTCCGCGGCCGCTTCTGCGCGGGGCGCCCGACGGCGGGCTTGGTTCTCTTCCCCCTTCTTTCTCCGCCCCCCTTCGAGCCACGTACCGCTCCCCACCCACTCAGGCATTTGGGCGACTTTCGCGGGCTGGTCCTGCTCGCAGGAGGCGTCGCCGGGGGAAAGACGACTTTGCTTGCAAGCCTGATCGCATGGTTGGGCGACACACGGTCCTGGCGCATCCTCGCGCTCGAGGAAGAGCCCGCCCGCTTTTCCTACCCGTTCGGCCGAAGCTGGATCAATCGTTGGCAGGCACCGCGGGACTCCTCCGCCATGGCGGCCGCTCTCGGCTCTCCGCTCGCCCGCGATGCGGATATGGTGGCCATCGATTCGTTGGGCGGGGCCGCGGCGATCGCCGCAGCCCTCGATTTGGCCGAATCCGGAAAGCTCGTGCTCGCAACCTATGAGGCTGAGGGAGCCTCGGCCGCGGTCGCGAGCTTGGTGCACACCCTGCAGCAAAGCCAAAAGGACAGAGACGCAGAACGTCTGGCGGCAACCCTCCGGCTGGTTGTATCCACAACCCTTCCGCTGCGCCTCGACGGAAAAGGGTTCGCTGTCCTCTACGAAACGCTTCCTGTCCATCGGGCCGTCGCAGCGGCGATTCGTGACGGAGCGATCGGCGCGCTGGAAGACTTCGTCCAAGTCGGGTTGGACGGAAGCAAGCACATCGACGACGCGCTCTGGGAGCTCTGTCAATCGGGAACCATCGAGCCCGAGGAGGCCTTTCGACACGCGCGGGAGAAGGAGCGCTTCCTGGAGCGGCTCGATGCGGATCCGACGATCCGCCTCATGCCGAAAGAATAAGGGGCAGCCGCCCGCCCTCGGAGTGGCAGGATTCGAACCTGCGACTTCTTGCTCCCAAAGCAAGCGCTCTGACCAGGCTGAGCTACACTCCGGTTTGCCTGTCCCCGCCTCCCTTCGGGGGATCCCGACGGCGCTTCCCAACCGACGACTATCCTAGCCGCAGGCTAAAAAAAGACAAATTGCCGCCACCCGCCTTTTTTGGCATGTTGACCTCCGGACAAAGTGTAGCATTTTCTCCGGCAAGGATAGAGGGGTTCCGGAGATGCGAGCTCGGCACGGTTTTTGCTCCATGGGGACAGAAGGAAGGGAAACGACGTCGGAATCATGAGCCTCCACATCCGCGACCTGCACGCTAGGATAGCCGAACGGGAAATCCTTCGAGGCATCACCCTCGAGATCCGGCCCGGAGAGACTCATGCCATCATGGGCCCGAACGGCTCGGGAAAGAGCACGCTGGCCAAGGTGTTGGCCGGGCATCCCGATTACGAGGTGACTCAGGGGACCGTCTCCTTAGACGGCGTTCCGTTGCTCGACCGGGAGCCCGATGAGCGCGCCCGGATGGGGCTTTTCCTCGCCTTTCAGTATCCTTGCGAAATCCCGGGGGTGAGCATCGCCAACTTTCTGCGGGCGGCGGCCCAGGCACGCCTCCCTGAAGGGAAGGCCCTTTCGGTGACTGAATTTTATCAAAAGCTCTACCACGAAATGGATGCTCTGGGGATTCCGCGTTCGTTCAGCTCGCGTGCCTTGAACGCCGGTTTTTCGGGCGGCGAGAAGAAGCGTGCGGAGATCCTGCAAATGGCCATGCTTCGTCCCCGCTACGGCATCCTGGACGAGACGGACAGCGGCCTCGACATCGATGCGCTTAAGGTCGTCGCTGATGGCGTCAATCGCCTGCGCGGCCCCGACGTGGGCTTTTTGATCATCACGCACTATCAACGGCTCCTCGGGTACATAGCGCCGGATTTTGTCCACGTCATGGTCGCCGGACGAATCGTCCAGAGTGGCGGGCCCGAACTGGCCTTGGAGCTGGAACGCCACGGCTATGCGGCCTTGGAGGAACGATACGGGTCTCCGCAGCTATCTCCCCTGGCGCAGACCGGAGCCTAGGCGTAGGTTAATAAAGACATGAAATCAGAAGGAGATTGCACCATGAGCCAACAGCAAGCGCTGGCCGGCACCGACTTGCTCCCGCTCGACCGCAGCGTGGGTGACTTTCATTACGATGTAAAGTATGCGTACGACGCCGGGATCGGGCTTTCCGAGCGGACGATCGACTACATCTGCGAGGCCAAAGGAGATCCGGAATGGCTCCGCGGTTTCCGCAAGCGGGCATTGGAAATCTTTCTTCGGATGCCTTTGCCCACCCATTGGGCTAGCAAGCAATTGGAGGCCATTGACTTCTCGCAAATCCGATACTATCTGGCCCATGCGCAGCGGCCGAGCCGGTCATGGGAAGAGGTTCCGGAGGAGATGAAGCGCACCTTCGAACGCCTCGGGGTGCCGGAGCAAGAGCGCAAGTTTTTGGCAGGAGTCGAGGCGCAGTTCGACAGCGAAGCCGCCTATTCCAACATGAAAGAGGCGCTTCGCAGTCAAGGAGTCATCTTCGTCGGAAGCACCGAAGGCCTCCACGAATACCCGGAAATCTTTCGCAAATGGTTCGGCAAGGTCATCCCGCCGGGAGACAACAAATTTGCCGCGCTTAACAGCGCCGTGTTCAGCGGCGGAAGCTTCATCTATGTCCCTCCCGGGGTCAAGGTGAGCCATCCGCTGCAAGCCTACTTCCGGATCAATGCGGAAAGCTTCGGGCAGTTCGAGCGCACTCTGATCATCGCCGACGAAGGGGCAGAGGTGACTTACATGGAGGGCTGCACCGCGCCGCGCTTCGACTCGACAACTCTTCATAGCGCGGTCGTGGAGCTGGTCGCGCTTCCCGGGGCCAAGATCCAGTACATCACGGTGCAAAATTGGAGTCCGAACGTCTTCAATCTCGTCACCAAGAGAGGAATGGCCATGGAAAACGCGGAGATCCGCTGGATCGACTGCAACATCGGTTCCCGTCTGACCATGAAGTATCCTGCCGTTATTCTCCGCGGCCGCAGGGCGCGCGGGGAAGTGCTGAGCATTGCGCTGGCCAACAGCGGCCAGCATCAGGATACCGGAGCGAAGATGATCCATCTCGCCGACGAGACGACCAGCAACATCGTGGCCAAGAGCATCAGCATCGGCGAAGGACGCTCGAGCTACCGCGGCCAGGTGACGATCCCTAGTTCCCTAAAGGGGTGCAAGAACAATACCGAATGCGACGCGCTTCTAATCAACACAACTTCCCGCACAGACACCTATCCGGCCATCACGGTCCGCGGGAACCGGAGTGCGGTTCAACACGAAGCTAGCGTCAGCAAGATCAGCGCCGAACAGATCTTCTACATGCAGCAGCGGGGACTTCCGGAGTCCGAAGCCATGAGCTTGAGCGTCAATGGCTTCATCAACGATCTCGTTCGGGAGTTTCCGATGGAATACAGCGTGGAGCTCAAGCGGCTCATCGATCTGGAGATGGAAGGTTCTGTAGGCTGACCAACGGCGCGGAGGAGACGTGGAGCTGCCAAAACGATGGATCGCCGAAGCCCCGGACGGGATAACCAAGCTGGCTGCGCTTCCCGCCTGGTGGAGAGAAATTCAAGATGCGGCTTGGCTCGAGTATGAGCGGCTGCCCATGCCGAGCCGAAAGGATGAGCGCTGGCGTTTCAGCGACCTGAGCAAGATCGCCCTCAACGGCTGCACGTCGGGCGTTCCCGTCTCCGGCAAAGCGCGCGCCGAGATCGAAGGGCATTTTTCCCGCCGCAAGGAGCCCGCGTTGCTCTTCGCCAATGATGCTCTCCTTTTTTCGCGCGGTCTGCCCCCCGACGCCAGGGCCAAGGGGGTCATCTTCGCTCCGCTCCTCGAAGCCGCGGCCCGGGAGCCGGATCTCGTCCGCACCCACCTCTTTGGGGAGCGCGTCGGCCTGGGAGCGGAAAAGCTCGAATCCCTCCATCGCGCCTGCTCCACGGCGGGCGCCATCCTCTTCGTGCCTGCCGGGGTGGAGCTGGCGGAGCCGGTCGACCTCTCTTTTTGGCTGACCGAGGCCCAGGCTGCGAGCTTCCCCCATGTTCTGGTCATCCTCCAAGAGAATGCTCGCGCCCGGGTCGACCTTCGCTTTGCTTCCAGCAACCCTAGAGGCGGCTTTGCCTGCTCCGTCCAGGAGATCTTCGTGGGACCGGGAGCCAAGCTCGATCTGTTGACCCATCGAAATTGGGCCGAGGGAGTCTGCTCGTTCGACCTAGCCTACGTACGCCTCTCCCGCGATGCGAGCGCCACGACCCTTCAGGTCAATCAAGGGGGAAGCTACACTAGAACCGAGAGCCGGAGCCGTTTGCTCGGCCCCGGCGCCCGGAGCGTCATGCTTTCGGCCACCCTGGCCCGCGGTCGGCAGGAATTCGACCAACGGTCCTTACAAGAACATGCCGCGCCCGACACGAAGAGCGACCTCCTCTACAAAAGCGCCTTGTACGACGCCTCCCGGACGATCTTCGCCGGTATGATCGATGTCGATCCGGCGGCGCAACGGACCGACGCCTATCAGAGCAACCGAAATCTGATCCTGAGTCCTGATGCCGAAGCCAACTCGCTGCCCGGCTTGGAGATTATGGCCAACGACGTTCGCTGCACCCACGGGTCGACGATCGGCCGAATTGATCCGGAGGAGCTCTTCTACTGCCGTCAACGCGGGATTCCGTTAGCCGCCGCTCAACGGCTTTTCGCACTCGGTTTTTTAACGGATGTCTTTGACCGTCTAGAAGACGAGCAAGCGAAGAGTTCCCTGCTCGAGGAGCTGGAAACATCCCTTCGGTAGGCGTATCCTGCGGTCGGCCTGTTGCCAATCCCGAGCCCTTTTTCTTGGGGCTTGCGCACAGCCGGTCGAGAAGATAGCGTAGCAGCGTCGGAGATCGACACGCTGGCCGCCGGTCAAGGCGCAACGGAAGAAACAGGGGAAATTATGGCACAAGACACGGTCATCCTAACTCGGTCGGTCGACGCGGTGCAGATCCCTAGCGGCGCGCCGATCCGGTTGGAAAAAGATCGGCCGGTCGTGATCACACAGTCGCTAGGAGGTGCATATACGCTCCTGTATGACTCTCGGTGTCTGGTTCGGCTGGACGCAAAGGATGCCGATGCGATCGGCCAAGTCCCTCCTGCAACCGGCTCATCATCCGAGCCGACACCGGGCGCGCACGTCGACGAGGAAATGGTTTACAGCCAGCTCCGGCAGGTCTTCGACCCGGAGATCCCGGTCAACATCGTCGATTTGGGATTGATCTACGATTGTCAGGTTTTGCCTCGCGAGGAGGGAACTTTTGCGGTCGTCGTCAAAATGACCCTCACCGCTCCCGGTTGCGGCATGGGCGTAGTGATCGCGCGGGATGCCGAATCGCGCATCCGCCAAATTCCGAACGTGACGGAAGCCCGCGTCGAACTCGTTTGGGACCCGCCCTGGAATCCCAGTATGATCAGCGAGCAGGGCAAGATGCAGCTCGGGCTCGTGTAATCCGGCCCGTCCCTTCCAACCGCGCTACGATTCGCGCAGGGATCCGAACCGGAGCTTTAGTGGCTCACCACGGTCGAAGTCGATCCGGCGGCCCAGGCCGTGACCCCCCGCGCCAGGATTTCGCCGTATTCGGCG from Methylacidimicrobium sp. AP8 includes:
- a CDS encoding ATPase, T2SS/T4P/T4SS family; translated protein: MNDLDEILASALARGATAVHLYEGEAPAVRVQGRLAPLPFPPVCSEQVMRWLQSLAGREGWREAEHAGSGPTILHAGPGGIAFRGRFCAGRPTAGLVLFPLLSPPPFEPRTAPHPLRHLGDFRGLVLLAGGVAGGKTTLLASLIAWLGDTRSWRILALEEEPARFSYPFGRSWINRWQAPRDSSAMAAALGSPLARDADMVAIDSLGGAAAIAAALDLAESGKLVLATYEAEGASAAVASLVHTLQQSQKDRDAERLAATLRLVVSTTLPLRLDGKGFAVLYETLPVHRAVAAAIRDGAIGALEDFVQVGLDGSKHIDDALWELCQSGTIEPEEAFRHAREKERFLERLDADPTIRLMPKE
- the sufC gene encoding Fe-S cluster assembly ATPase SufC; translation: MSLHIRDLHARIAEREILRGITLEIRPGETHAIMGPNGSGKSTLAKVLAGHPDYEVTQGTVSLDGVPLLDREPDERARMGLFLAFQYPCEIPGVSIANFLRAAAQARLPEGKALSVTEFYQKLYHEMDALGIPRSFSSRALNAGFSGGEKKRAEILQMAMLRPRYGILDETDSGLDIDALKVVADGVNRLRGPDVGFLIITHYQRLLGYIAPDFVHVMVAGRIVQSGGPELALELERHGYAALEERYGSPQLSPLAQTGA
- the sufB gene encoding Fe-S cluster assembly protein SufB — encoded protein: MSQQQALAGTDLLPLDRSVGDFHYDVKYAYDAGIGLSERTIDYICEAKGDPEWLRGFRKRALEIFLRMPLPTHWASKQLEAIDFSQIRYYLAHAQRPSRSWEEVPEEMKRTFERLGVPEQERKFLAGVEAQFDSEAAYSNMKEALRSQGVIFVGSTEGLHEYPEIFRKWFGKVIPPGDNKFAALNSAVFSGGSFIYVPPGVKVSHPLQAYFRINAESFGQFERTLIIADEGAEVTYMEGCTAPRFDSTTLHSAVVELVALPGAKIQYITVQNWSPNVFNLVTKRGMAMENAEIRWIDCNIGSRLTMKYPAVILRGRRARGEVLSIALANSGQHQDTGAKMIHLADETTSNIVAKSISIGEGRSSYRGQVTIPSSLKGCKNNTECDALLINTTSRTDTYPAITVRGNRSAVQHEASVSKISAEQIFYMQQRGLPESEAMSLSVNGFINDLVREFPMEYSVELKRLIDLEMEGSVG
- the sufD gene encoding Fe-S cluster assembly protein SufD, yielding MELPKRWIAEAPDGITKLAALPAWWREIQDAAWLEYERLPMPSRKDERWRFSDLSKIALNGCTSGVPVSGKARAEIEGHFSRRKEPALLFANDALLFSRGLPPDARAKGVIFAPLLEAAAREPDLVRTHLFGERVGLGAEKLESLHRACSTAGAILFVPAGVELAEPVDLSFWLTEAQAASFPHVLVILQENARARVDLRFASSNPRGGFACSVQEIFVGPGAKLDLLTHRNWAEGVCSFDLAYVRLSRDASATTLQVNQGGSYTRTESRSRLLGPGARSVMLSATLARGRQEFDQRSLQEHAAPDTKSDLLYKSALYDASRTIFAGMIDVDPAAQRTDAYQSNRNLILSPDAEANSLPGLEIMANDVRCTHGSTIGRIDPEELFYCRQRGIPLAAAQRLFALGFLTDVFDRLEDEQAKSSLLEELETSLR
- the sufT gene encoding putative Fe-S cluster assembly protein SufT codes for the protein MAQDTVILTRSVDAVQIPSGAPIRLEKDRPVVITQSLGGAYTLLYDSRCLVRLDAKDADAIGQVPPATGSSSEPTPGAHVDEEMVYSQLRQVFDPEIPVNIVDLGLIYDCQVLPREEGTFAVVVKMTLTAPGCGMGVVIARDAESRIRQIPNVTEARVELVWDPPWNPSMISEQGKMQLGLV